The Corynebacterium comes genome window below encodes:
- a CDS encoding CocE/NonD family hydrolase translates to MADYTTITAGNQQIAVRKDVRIPMRDGALMAADVYHKPDDTPRPALIALSPYGKELQALSLTMPAQYRPSVLWDGCIEAGDIARVVSEDYVHVIGDVRGTGYSEGEHIGNYNAGGTSLGEDAYDLIQWVAEQPWCDGNVGMIGTSYFGSMSVLAAAENPPALKAIFVNGGHYDFYETTYHGGVMWLMPRAAREGRGGDSGWAFTDGVKSRMLEEFSPEEVRARVAERLTDADVAGWPNMFHLLHYPKNHEAWFDIVLNDLDGQWYEERNPITLAKNITIPTYLQIAQGRGWTMDGTIELFDTVQGPKKLDVLPYPPMNSRPFVDAHDEMFAWYDYWIKGIDNGVMDGPTVSIHVEGSNHTETGTQFPTREIEYRNLYLRPRHVLSQTPEPLGPEYAAPESFTQLPMTLTNDTAMISWSTATFTEPTQMMGTGAAHIFAALDQDDTNFILRLWDIAPNGRRQLVTTGYLKASQNELDEDRSTEGNPIHPHTSKNPVTPGEINEYVIRIYPFAATFMPGHTLLAELSNNEPMSDEHNSLLPPDAFHLPIGRPTTTTVYRDALHESRLVLPYVK, encoded by the coding sequence ATGGCCGATTACACCACGATCACCGCCGGAAACCAGCAGATCGCAGTGCGCAAGGACGTGCGTATTCCCATGCGGGACGGCGCCCTCATGGCCGCCGACGTCTACCACAAGCCCGACGACACCCCCCGCCCTGCGCTGATCGCCCTCTCCCCTTATGGCAAGGAACTCCAGGCACTGTCCTTGACCATGCCCGCCCAGTACCGCCCCTCAGTCCTTTGGGACGGCTGCATCGAGGCCGGCGACATCGCGCGCGTCGTGTCAGAGGACTACGTCCACGTCATCGGCGACGTCCGCGGCACCGGCTATTCCGAGGGTGAGCACATCGGCAACTACAACGCCGGCGGCACCTCCCTGGGCGAGGACGCCTACGACCTCATCCAGTGGGTCGCCGAGCAGCCCTGGTGCGACGGCAACGTCGGCATGATCGGCACCTCCTACTTCGGTTCCATGTCCGTCCTCGCGGCCGCAGAGAACCCGCCGGCGCTGAAGGCCATCTTCGTCAACGGAGGCCACTACGACTTCTACGAGACCACCTACCACGGCGGCGTCATGTGGCTCATGCCGCGGGCCGCCCGGGAAGGCCGTGGCGGCGACTCCGGCTGGGCATTCACCGACGGCGTGAAGTCCCGCATGCTGGAGGAGTTCAGCCCCGAGGAGGTCCGGGCCCGCGTGGCCGAACGCCTCACCGACGCCGACGTCGCCGGTTGGCCGAACATGTTCCACCTCCTGCACTACCCCAAGAACCACGAGGCGTGGTTCGACATCGTCCTCAACGACCTGGACGGGCAGTGGTACGAGGAGCGCAACCCGATCACCCTGGCGAAGAACATCACGATCCCCACCTACCTGCAGATCGCCCAGGGCCGCGGCTGGACCATGGACGGCACCATCGAACTCTTCGACACCGTCCAGGGTCCGAAGAAGCTGGACGTCCTCCCCTACCCGCCGATGAACTCCCGCCCCTTCGTCGACGCCCACGACGAGATGTTCGCCTGGTACGACTACTGGATCAAGGGCATCGACAACGGCGTCATGGACGGGCCGACCGTGAGCATCCACGTCGAGGGTTCCAACCACACGGAGACCGGCACGCAGTTCCCGACCAGGGAGATCGAGTACCGCAACCTCTACCTGCGCCCGCGCCACGTCCTCTCACAGACCCCGGAACCGCTGGGGCCGGAGTACGCCGCACCGGAGTCCTTCACCCAGCTGCCGATGACGCTGACCAATGACACCGCCATGATCTCCTGGTCCACCGCCACGTTCACCGAGCCGACCCAGATGATGGGCACCGGCGCCGCCCACATCTTCGCCGCCCTTGACCAGGACGACACCAACTTCATCCTGCGCCTGTGGGACATCGCGCCCAACGGCAGGCGCCAGCTGGTGACCACCGGTTATCTCAAGGCCAGCCAGAACGAGCTCGATGAAGACCGCTCCACCGAGGGCAACCCGATCCACCCGCACACCTCGAAGAACCCGGTCACCCCGGGTGAGATCAACGAGTACGTCATCCGCATCTACCCCTTCGCGGCCACGTTCATGCCCGGCCACACACTCCTCGCCGAGCTGTCCAACAACGAACCGATGTCCGACGAGCACAACTCCCTGCTCCCGCCCGACGCCTTCCACCTGCCGATCGGCCGCCCCACCACCACGACCGTCTACCGCGACGCCCTCCACGAGTCGCGCCTGGTGCTGCCCTACGTGAAGTAG
- a CDS encoding PIG-L deacetylase family protein, whose protein sequence is MTTSPETAVLPNYDWSRFKRVLVVAAHPDDAEYGLSCAVAMWTRAGVEVSYLLLTHGEAGIRHLDPAEVGPLRAQEQHRACEAVGVTDLTLLHHPDGQLMESMELRRDIAERIREFRPDTVITANFELEAYGTFNQADHRVAGLMTVDAVRDADNPWVHRDLDLPAHKTSRLLVVNPGEPTHRVVVDEESHQAGVRSLSCHEVYLAALPDHPKPEEFIPEMLSQPDGEHAVSFRVFEQI, encoded by the coding sequence ATGACAACGTCTCCTGAAACCGCCGTCCTGCCGAACTACGACTGGTCCCGGTTCAAGCGGGTTCTCGTCGTGGCGGCCCACCCCGACGACGCCGAGTACGGCCTGTCCTGTGCCGTGGCGATGTGGACCCGCGCCGGGGTGGAGGTCAGCTACCTGCTTCTCACCCACGGTGAGGCCGGTATCCGCCACCTGGATCCGGCGGAGGTCGGCCCGCTGCGTGCGCAGGAGCAGCACCGGGCCTGCGAGGCCGTCGGTGTGACTGATCTGACCCTGCTGCATCACCCGGACGGCCAGCTCATGGAGTCGATGGAGCTGCGCAGGGACATCGCGGAGCGCATCCGTGAGTTCCGGCCGGATACGGTCATCACCGCGAACTTCGAGCTCGAGGCCTACGGCACCTTCAACCAGGCGGACCACCGGGTGGCCGGGCTCATGACTGTCGACGCCGTCCGCGACGCCGACAACCCGTGGGTCCATCGTGACCTGGACCTGCCGGCGCACAAGACGAGCCGCCTGCTGGTGGTCAACCCGGGCGAGCCGACCCACCGCGTCGTGGTCGATGAGGAATCACACCAGGCAGGTGTGAGATCCCTGAGCTGCCACGAGGTCTATCTTGCGGCGCTGCCGGATCATCCGAAGCCCGAGGAGTTCATACCGGAGATGCTCTCCCAGCCGGACGGCGAGCACGCCGTCTCCTTCCGGGTGTTCGAGCAGATCTAG
- a CDS encoding MarR family winged helix-turn-helix transcriptional regulator produces the protein MKSEHPEPVKGIDAASLAPDGPSSGDAPGRPAAMYGVEANDPQGRLVDRSGTSVADMRQITALMQAMGNLRDVEERLSQASLEYMKLGKTDMRALHFLIVSSNTGGVVTASVLANHLRITSASTTKLLDRLERDGHITRSPHPSDRRSHSIHITEETRTVAMETVGAQQARRFHAAARLSPAERDVVIRFLRDTAVELETGMEWVRQTAGE, from the coding sequence ATGAAATCGGAGCATCCGGAGCCCGTTAAGGGGATCGACGCCGCCTCGCTGGCGCCCGACGGTCCTTCTTCCGGCGATGCCCCCGGCAGGCCAGCCGCCATGTACGGGGTAGAGGCGAACGACCCCCAGGGCAGACTCGTCGACCGCAGCGGCACCTCTGTTGCGGACATGCGTCAGATCACCGCCCTCATGCAGGCGATGGGAAACCTCCGCGACGTCGAGGAGCGACTGTCCCAGGCGTCGCTGGAGTACATGAAGCTGGGCAAGACCGACATGAGAGCACTGCACTTCCTCATCGTCTCCTCGAACACCGGCGGGGTGGTGACCGCCTCAGTTCTGGCCAACCACCTTCGTATCACCAGCGCCTCGACGACCAAGCTTCTCGACAGGTTGGAACGCGACGGGCACATCACCCGCAGTCCGCACCCCAGTGACCGTCGTTCGCACAGCATCCATATCACCGAGGAAACCCGAACTGTGGCGATGGAGACGGTCGGGGCCCAGCAGGCCCGGCGCTTCCATGCCGCCGCCCGGTTGAGTCCGGCGGAGCGGGACGTGGTCATCCGCTTCCTCCGTGACACCGCCGTCGAACTGGAGACGGGGATGGAATGGGTCAGGCAGACAGCGGGGGAGTAG
- a CDS encoding MBL fold metallo-hydrolase yields the protein MKITRRYHSCVELSKGRSRLIIDPGSFQVPDNLAEVDAVLVTHIHPDHVDVQALAAARRHNPQIAIYGPAELADHTDLDVITVADGDIFTVGAIEIAVHEAPHGTVTRSTPLPTNLGFLVDGRVLHTGDSFPVLAGVEVALIPVSAPWLKMLDVEDFLRASRPIRFIGVHDGIDNEFGLKLRRGLLGRLAEEHGLEYLPLRPGESVEV from the coding sequence ATGAAGATCACCCGCCGATACCATTCCTGCGTGGAACTGTCGAAGGGCCGGTCCAGGCTCATCATCGACCCGGGTTCCTTTCAGGTCCCGGACAACCTGGCCGAGGTCGACGCTGTCCTGGTCACCCACATCCACCCCGACCACGTCGATGTGCAGGCCCTGGCCGCCGCCCGGCGGCATAACCCGCAGATCGCGATCTACGGGCCGGCCGAACTGGCCGACCACACCGACCTCGATGTCATCACCGTCGCCGACGGTGACATCTTCACCGTCGGAGCCATCGAAATCGCGGTACATGAGGCGCCGCACGGCACAGTCACCCGCTCCACGCCGCTCCCCACAAACCTCGGTTTCCTTGTCGACGGTCGCGTCCTCCACACCGGCGACTCCTTCCCCGTGCTCGCAGGCGTCGAGGTCGCTCTCATTCCGGTCAGCGCGCCCTGGCTGAAGATGCTGGACGTGGAGGATTTCCTCCGGGCCAGCAGACCGATCAGATTCATCGGCGTCCACGACGGCATCGACAACGAATTCGGCTTGAAGCTACGCAGGGGCCTGCTGGGCAGGCTCGCCGAGGAACACGGACTGGAGTATCTGCCGCTGCGACCCGGGGAGTCCGTCGAAGTGTGA
- a CDS encoding protein-L-isoaspartate O-methyltransferase family protein — protein sequence MNNRVSSAMARVNRAGFLPAHARGEAYVDAPIAIGHGQTNSQPFTVAFMLTLLDVHPGHRVLDVGSGSGWTSALLAELGGTVSAVELVPELVEFGQNNLRAAGFDDITVHQATDGVFGLPDLAPFDRILVSAEADEIPQDLIDQLRIGGLMVIPVSGTMLLVERLSEDESAVSRHGAFRFVPLRRSRD from the coding sequence ATGAACAACCGGGTCAGTAGTGCGATGGCGCGTGTCAACCGCGCGGGCTTCCTTCCCGCCCATGCGCGGGGGGAGGCCTATGTGGACGCCCCCATCGCGATCGGGCACGGCCAGACCAATTCCCAGCCCTTCACCGTGGCCTTCATGCTCACGCTTCTCGACGTCCACCCCGGCCACCGCGTCCTCGACGTGGGTTCCGGTTCAGGGTGGACCTCTGCGCTGCTGGCGGAGCTCGGCGGCACCGTCAGCGCCGTCGAACTCGTCCCCGAGCTGGTTGAGTTCGGACAGAACAATCTGCGGGCTGCCGGCTTCGATGACATCACGGTCCACCAGGCCACCGACGGGGTCTTCGGGCTGCCGGACCTGGCACCCTTCGACCGGATCCTCGTCTCCGCCGAAGCCGATGAGATCCCGCAGGATCTCATCGATCAGCTGAGAATCGGCGGCCTGATGGTCATCCCCGTTTCCGGCACCATGCTGCTGGTTGAGCGGCTGTCCGAGGACGAGTCGGCGGTGTCCCGGCACGGCGCGTTCCGTTTCGTGCCGCTGCGGCGGTCACGGGACTAG
- a CDS encoding GNAT family N-acetyltransferase encodes MGHADFITNAEELIVRTGTRGAEQQLLVTYADPELLGFAWSTLPLADNVDTLEAAIRFTPGVDPGPLLDALRALRPVVAVRHPAGLDLSAHGFTLAQAEVAGALRLPVTVPAPGNHPDYVFHSWRGPVPEAHQSGLAGLKETMSTDMPWGGQAHEREAWDAQRIREAGDAARRAGRETLWTVAVHEASGDYAGYTQLSCPTSRPDLAFQEDTLVVGAHRGHGLGMALKSANLLQLGREMPQVRTVYTWNAEDNRHMLDINRRLGVTPSGIFECWQAG; translated from the coding sequence ATGGGCCACGCTGATTTCATCACGAACGCCGAGGAGCTGATCGTCCGCACCGGTACCCGTGGTGCCGAGCAGCAGCTTCTGGTCACCTACGCGGACCCTGAGCTCCTCGGTTTCGCCTGGTCGACACTGCCGCTGGCGGACAACGTTGACACTCTCGAGGCGGCGATCCGTTTCACCCCGGGCGTGGATCCTGGTCCGCTGCTCGACGCCCTCCGAGCCCTCCGCCCGGTCGTCGCCGTTCGGCATCCGGCGGGCCTCGACCTGTCCGCGCACGGTTTCACCCTGGCCCAGGCGGAGGTCGCCGGTGCACTGCGCCTCCCCGTGACTGTCCCGGCGCCGGGGAATCACCCCGATTATGTCTTCCACTCCTGGCGGGGACCGGTGCCGGAAGCACATCAATCCGGTCTGGCGGGGTTGAAGGAGACGATGAGCACCGACATGCCGTGGGGCGGGCAGGCACACGAGCGGGAGGCGTGGGACGCGCAGCGTATCCGAGAGGCGGGGGACGCTGCCCGACGGGCAGGCAGGGAAACCCTGTGGACCGTCGCGGTCCATGAGGCCAGCGGCGACTACGCCGGGTACACGCAGTTGTCGTGTCCCACTTCTCGCCCCGACCTTGCCTTCCAGGAGGACACGCTGGTCGTCGGGGCGCACCGCGGGCACGGCCTGGGGATGGCCTTGAAGAGCGCCAATCTGTTGCAGCTCGGGCGCGAGATGCCACAGGTGCGCACCGTGTACACCTGGAACGCGGAGGACAACCGGCACATGCTCGACATCAACCGGCGCCTGGGTGTCACGCCCTCAGGAATTTTCGAGTGCTGGCAGGCGGGTTGA
- a CDS encoding metallophosphoesterase family protein, whose product MLTIAGINRPVDFLTSDHHFGHEHMSGVFGRDYEGRVGEMNAMMIERWNAVVDPGDTVLHIGDFAMGVRAETLPLAQQLNGTILLMPGNHDSISLLQDPGYAERKRPLYEATFALILPETGDRLVTSAGNEAIVSHYPFPFVDPHASEEMLALMPVDDGRTLLVHGHTHEPEVVDGRQFHVGVDAHDFYPVPASVVEEWIDANS is encoded by the coding sequence ATGCTCACCATCGCTGGCATCAACCGCCCGGTCGACTTCCTCACCTCCGACCATCACTTCGGGCACGAGCACATGTCGGGTGTGTTCGGCCGCGACTATGAGGGGCGGGTGGGTGAGATGAACGCGATGATGATCGAGCGGTGGAACGCCGTGGTGGATCCCGGGGACACGGTGCTCCACATCGGGGACTTCGCGATGGGCGTCCGGGCCGAGACACTACCCCTCGCGCAGCAGCTCAACGGCACGATCCTGCTCATGCCCGGCAACCACGACTCGATCTCCCTGCTCCAGGATCCCGGGTACGCGGAGCGCAAGCGACCACTCTACGAAGCCACTTTCGCCCTGATCCTCCCCGAGACCGGCGACCGGCTGGTCACCAGCGCCGGCAACGAGGCCATCGTCTCCCACTATCCCTTCCCTTTCGTGGACCCCCACGCCTCGGAGGAAATGCTCGCGCTGATGCCGGTCGACGACGGCCGCACGCTCCTGGTTCACGGCCACACCCATGAGCCGGAGGTGGTTGACGGCCGGCAGTTCCACGTCGGCGTGGACGCCCATGACTTCTACCCGGTCCCCGCATCCGTGGTCGAAGAGTGGATCGACGCCAACTCCTGA
- a CDS encoding MMPL family transporter, producing the protein MYPRVPRWLRVLLPAVLILVWLAGAAVGGPYFGRVNEVSTNDQTLYLPESADASVVQQKLGEFTDSEAIPAVVVFVGEQVLSDAQLGAIGTQLEEVAELPVVAGDVSPPIPSEDGLAAQAFILLDATADTGEAVESLSGTLRDGQPDGVSVYVTGPAGFAADLGAAFAGIDGLLLAVALVAVFTILIIVYRSLLLPIAVLATSMFALCVALLSVWWLAKADVLLLSGQTQGILFILVIGAATDYSLLYVARYREELRHTPGTWEATFRALRGSLEPILASGGTVIAGLLCLLLSDLKSNSTLGPVASVGIIFAMASALTFLPALLYALGRTAFWPRRPVYDPEAGDGAASTQGLWARVARNVKRNPRVLWIGTTIVLAFGALGATQLQAGGVAQSELILGESQARAGQQALGEHFPGGSGSPVYVLADQTQASEAARVMWGQDGIGGVSVTAQDSPTGSSPVDESGSVQPLFGAGPPPEPTVVDGRVLLQGTLASAADSAAAQETVRELRAGLESVPGEVLVGGVTATAIDTNDTAIDDRNLIIPVVLVVILFILMLLLRSVIAPVLLVLTTVLSFGTAMGVAALVFNEILGFPGADPAVPLYGFVFLVALGIDYNIFLMTRIREESLTHGTYQGVLRGLTITGGVITSAGIVLAATFAALAVIPILFLVQLAFIVAFGVLLDTFVVRTLLVPALAYDIGPKIWWPSKLAEGEEAPALSHAR; encoded by the coding sequence ATGTACCCTCGCGTGCCCCGTTGGCTTCGTGTCCTCCTGCCCGCAGTCCTCATACTCGTGTGGTTGGCGGGTGCGGCCGTCGGCGGACCCTACTTCGGCAGGGTCAACGAAGTGTCGACGAACGATCAGACGCTCTACCTCCCGGAATCCGCCGACGCCTCTGTCGTCCAGCAGAAGCTCGGCGAATTCACCGACAGTGAGGCCATACCGGCGGTCGTCGTGTTCGTCGGCGAGCAGGTACTGAGCGACGCTCAGTTGGGGGCGATCGGGACCCAGCTCGAAGAGGTGGCCGAACTTCCCGTGGTCGCCGGCGACGTGTCCCCGCCCATTCCCTCCGAGGACGGGCTCGCCGCCCAGGCATTCATCCTCCTGGATGCCACTGCCGATACCGGTGAAGCCGTCGAGTCCCTGAGCGGGACGCTTCGCGACGGGCAGCCCGACGGCGTGTCCGTCTACGTCACCGGCCCGGCCGGCTTCGCCGCCGACCTGGGCGCGGCTTTCGCGGGCATCGACGGGCTTCTGCTCGCGGTGGCACTGGTCGCGGTCTTCACCATCCTGATCATCGTCTACCGTTCCCTGCTGCTGCCGATCGCTGTGCTCGCCACCAGCATGTTCGCACTGTGCGTGGCGCTGCTGAGTGTGTGGTGGTTGGCCAAGGCGGACGTTCTGCTGCTGAGCGGCCAGACCCAGGGGATCCTCTTCATCCTGGTCATCGGCGCCGCAACCGACTACTCACTGCTCTACGTCGCCCGCTACCGCGAGGAGCTCAGGCACACCCCGGGCACGTGGGAGGCCACCTTCCGCGCGCTCCGCGGTTCCCTCGAACCGATCCTCGCCTCCGGCGGCACCGTGATCGCAGGCCTCCTCTGCCTGCTGCTCAGCGACCTCAAATCGAACAGCACGCTGGGCCCGGTGGCCTCCGTCGGCATCATCTTCGCCATGGCCTCTGCACTGACCTTCCTGCCCGCTCTGCTCTACGCCCTCGGCCGTACCGCCTTCTGGCCGCGCCGCCCCGTCTACGATCCCGAGGCCGGCGACGGGGCCGCCTCCACCCAGGGTCTGTGGGCCCGGGTGGCCCGCAACGTGAAGCGCAACCCTCGGGTCCTGTGGATCGGCACGACGATCGTCCTGGCGTTCGGCGCCCTCGGCGCAACCCAGCTGCAGGCCGGCGGCGTCGCACAATCGGAGCTGATACTCGGGGAATCGCAGGCACGCGCAGGCCAGCAGGCGCTCGGAGAACACTTCCCCGGCGGCTCCGGGTCGCCGGTCTACGTCCTGGCCGATCAGACGCAGGCTTCCGAGGCCGCCCGCGTGATGTGGGGCCAGGACGGCATCGGAGGCGTGAGCGTCACCGCGCAGGACTCGCCTACCGGCAGTTCCCCGGTCGATGAGAGCGGAAGTGTGCAGCCGCTCTTCGGCGCCGGTCCCCCGCCGGAGCCCACGGTCGTCGACGGTCGGGTGCTGCTGCAGGGCACGCTGGCTTCCGCGGCTGACTCCGCCGCAGCCCAGGAAACGGTCCGGGAGCTGCGCGCCGGGCTGGAAAGCGTCCCGGGCGAGGTCCTGGTCGGTGGAGTGACCGCCACGGCGATCGACACCAATGACACCGCAATCGATGACCGGAACCTGATCATCCCGGTTGTCCTGGTCGTCATCCTGTTCATCCTCATGCTCCTGCTTCGTTCAGTCATCGCCCCGGTGCTCCTGGTTCTCACGACCGTCCTGTCCTTCGGCACCGCCATGGGCGTCGCGGCGCTGGTGTTCAACGAAATCCTGGGATTCCCGGGAGCGGACCCGGCGGTACCGCTGTACGGCTTCGTGTTCCTGGTGGCACTCGGAATCGACTACAACATCTTCCTGATGACCCGGATCCGCGAGGAGTCCCTGACCCATGGCACGTACCAGGGGGTGCTCCGCGGACTGACGATCACCGGCGGGGTCATCACCTCTGCCGGCATCGTCCTGGCGGCAACCTTCGCGGCGCTGGCGGTCATCCCGATCCTGTTCCTCGTGCAGCTCGCCTTCATCGTCGCCTTCGGCGTCCTCCTGGACACCTTCGTGGTGCGCACCCTGCTGGTCCCGGCCCTCGCCTACGACATCGGGCCGAAGATCTGGTGGCCCTCCAAGCTCGCCGAGGGCGAGGAGGCCCCGGCGCTGAGCCACGCCCGCTGA
- a CDS encoding MBL fold metallo-hydrolase, which yields MTTPVHPLISPWGRFGLYTFLIDAPSLAIVDTGIASSPAEGMAPELAKIGRRIEDVEWILLTHGHIDHMGGAHALWEMTGRKAKVVLHEADIPLLASRRAHVDNYLGLRAQYLDNPDAEAQQTAMAQKVISGEMQPTVVVRGGETIDLGGGVTVTVHHTPGHTEGSVAYVIDGQNDVFVGDAVQIHGAANGFPGYEDPEAYRSSLKYLRDVLKPDRMYQGHPYGNAVGEPYGVELDRATAHRALQDSLDIEARIRAAVQRHGAQETDSPYSPYEAIATELGYEKDPTLEPSPFFTTVHGYLHR from the coding sequence ATGACCACTCCCGTTCACCCGCTCATTTCCCCGTGGGGCCGATTCGGTCTGTACACCTTCCTCATCGACGCCCCCTCCCTCGCCATCGTCGACACCGGCATCGCCTCCTCGCCGGCCGAAGGCATGGCCCCGGAACTGGCGAAGATCGGGCGTCGTATCGAAGACGTCGAGTGGATCCTGCTCACCCACGGACATATCGACCACATGGGCGGCGCCCACGCCCTCTGGGAGATGACCGGCCGTAAGGCCAAGGTCGTCCTCCATGAAGCCGATATTCCCCTTCTTGCTTCCCGACGCGCCCACGTGGACAACTACCTGGGCCTGCGCGCGCAGTACCTGGACAACCCGGACGCAGAGGCCCAGCAGACCGCCATGGCCCAGAAGGTCATCTCCGGCGAGATGCAGCCGACCGTGGTTGTCCGCGGCGGCGAAACCATCGACCTCGGCGGGGGAGTGACCGTCACGGTCCACCACACCCCGGGCCACACGGAAGGCTCCGTCGCCTACGTCATCGACGGCCAGAACGACGTCTTCGTCGGCGACGCCGTGCAGATCCACGGCGCCGCCAACGGTTTCCCCGGCTACGAGGATCCCGAAGCCTACCGCTCCTCCCTCAAGTATCTCCGTGACGTGCTCAAGCCCGACCGCATGTATCAGGGCCACCCCTACGGCAACGCTGTGGGCGAGCCCTACGGCGTCGAGCTGGACCGGGCCACGGCACACAGGGCCCTCCAGGACAGCCTGGACATCGAGGCCCGCATCCGTGCGGCCGTCCAGCGCCACGGCGCCCAGGAGACGGATTCCCCGTACTCGCCCTACGAGGCCATCGCCACCGAACTCGGCTACGAGAAGGACCCCACCCTGGAGCCGTCACCGTTCTTCACCACCGTGCACGGCTACCTCCACCGCTGA
- a CDS encoding GNAT family N-acetyltransferase yields MTTIRPLRADEQALLAQATLGNVNWAGPRIALDDIRTTPELSHYVASDEGLVAEDGGPVGVVWLRFFPADAPGYGFVDESIPELSIWVAEGHRGMGLGGQLLTEIIELAREKNMPGISLSVEKGNPARHLYERHGFLPAGGGRDPGTLVLRF; encoded by the coding sequence ATGACAACCATCCGACCTCTGCGTGCCGACGAGCAGGCTCTCCTCGCCCAGGCCACCCTGGGCAACGTGAACTGGGCCGGGCCCCGCATCGCCCTCGACGACATCAGGACCACACCCGAGCTGTCCCACTACGTGGCCTCCGACGAGGGGCTGGTGGCGGAGGACGGCGGGCCGGTGGGCGTGGTGTGGCTGCGTTTCTTCCCCGCCGACGCTCCCGGCTACGGCTTCGTCGATGAATCAATTCCCGAGTTGAGCATCTGGGTGGCCGAAGGACACCGGGGAATGGGCCTGGGCGGTCAGCTGCTGACGGAGATCATCGAGCTCGCGCGGGAGAAGAACATGCCGGGCATCAGCCTGAGCGTGGAGAAGGGCAATCCTGCCCGTCACCTCTACGAGCGGCACGGTTTCCTCCCGGCCGGTGGTGGACGCGATCCGGGCACCCTGGTGCTGCGCTTCTGA
- a CDS encoding PepSY domain-containing protein, producing MTSRHILAAGITVSAALFLGACTGSDDASTPDTATATDETSTATETTVADRQTGDDPVFGAIDAVLAQHGDGIIVDIDREDDRETYDIDVVVGNEVIELEVDSDGTVREDEREGEDEDVVKAQAATVTAAEAIRDALNQHPDGILDQAELDEDDGVLRWKIELDDADRKDLVELELPAN from the coding sequence ATGACCTCCCGCCACATCCTCGCCGCAGGAATCACCGTCAGCGCCGCCCTTTTCCTGGGCGCATGCACCGGATCCGACGATGCCTCGACACCGGACACCGCCACCGCCACCGACGAGACGTCCACCGCCACGGAAACAACCGTCGCCGATCGACAGACCGGCGACGACCCGGTCTTCGGCGCCATCGACGCCGTACTCGCTCAGCACGGCGACGGAATCATCGTCGACATTGACCGTGAAGACGACCGCGAGACCTACGACATCGACGTCGTGGTGGGCAACGAGGTCATCGAGCTCGAGGTCGACTCGGACGGCACCGTCCGCGAGGACGAGCGGGAGGGCGAGGATGAGGACGTCGTCAAGGCACAGGCCGCCACCGTCACCGCTGCAGAGGCGATCCGCGACGCCTTGAACCAGCACCCGGACGGAATCCTCGACCAGGCCGAGCTGGACGAGGACGACGGCGTCCTCCGCTGGAAGATCGAACTGGACGACGCCGACCGCAAGGATCTGGTCGAGCTGGAGCTGCCCGCCAACTAG
- a CDS encoding L,D-transpeptidase: MPPDPRSTRLRRRATFFTVGVITMTATAGAVAAATLHSADDADHQGRSEEASRPSAQPPVAPAVAPAVAPAEPGPERAEPPFDYGTCPPVARACVDLDGQRAWLQENGEITHGAFPIGQGGPGYETPRASFHVSRKVEHDVSYVFDMAPMPYAVYFTDVGHAFHEGDPEGDSHGCVRLAPGVAEIYFHELQAGDMVHIY; encoded by the coding sequence ATGCCCCCGGATCCCCGCTCCACCCGTCTGCGGCGCCGTGCCACCTTCTTCACGGTCGGCGTCATTACGATGACCGCCACCGCCGGTGCGGTGGCCGCGGCCACCCTGCACTCCGCAGATGACGCGGACCACCAGGGACGGTCGGAAGAGGCCTCACGGCCCTCGGCGCAGCCCCCGGTGGCGCCGGCGGTGGCGCCGGCGGTGGCGCCGGCGGAACCCGGGCCCGAACGGGCTGAGCCCCCGTTCGACTACGGCACCTGCCCGCCGGTCGCCCGCGCCTGCGTCGACCTCGACGGTCAGCGGGCCTGGCTGCAGGAGAACGGCGAGATCACCCACGGAGCGTTCCCGATCGGTCAGGGCGGCCCGGGCTACGAAACTCCGCGGGCCAGCTTCCACGTCTCCCGCAAGGTGGAGCATGACGTCTCCTACGTCTTCGACATGGCGCCGATGCCTTACGCCGTGTATTTCACCGATGTCGGCCACGCCTTCCATGAGGGAGATCCGGAGGGGGACTCCCACGGGTGCGTGCGGCTCGCCCCCGGGGTGGCGGAGATCTATTTCCATGAGCTGCAGGCCGGCGACATGGTCCACATCTACTGA